In Schizosaccharomyces osmophilus chromosome 1, complete sequence, the genomic window TGTTTGAAGATAATCCATGATGATTAGATCTGATGTGctattttatgaaaattgGATTTTTGGGTTCTTCTGTAAGATTAAAAAGTACAGATACTGTTAACCTATATGTTTTTTCCTTAACAAATTAACTTGGTGGTTAGGCTTAGGAAAGactcctttttatttactctAATTAACCACCTTCACGTACAACGCGGTTAGGAGGATGGTGGAGAGAAGTAGGTAGTTTGCGGGTCCCTTCATATCACCAACTGCGTGTGGAGTCCAATATAATCTTACAAAATATACAACAATATTACAATAAGTATTATATTTTTCGACagtctttttttgatgacATTTATTTCGCTAGGGCAAGTACACAGTACGAATAAAAAAGCCTCAACggaaatttttctttcaaatcgATTgttaaatagaaaaaaatagtcTATATTGTAAAccaatattttatttaaagcCATTACCCATATAATGTTTGCCTATTTTCTCATAACTCATTGCGAATCTAATCCTCAACTTCATTATATTATATAACGAGCTCATCTATTCTTCGAATATTACGCACTAGGTTGTAGTATGCAAACtatttttagaaaacaTACTATTGGTATGTGGAAGTTGCCCTGAGCTCTGGATTCTGTGTCTTTCCAGCAAcacattttttaataaaacaagaaatccGAAGTTTTTCTCATTAAGTCGTGTCTATAAGTAGAAGGAGATTGCCATTTCTTCTACGATACAACGATTGTCAGTTAGGTCCGCCTgtttaaatattttaagCCCATAAAGTTGGCGCTCGAGCATAAAAGTTCGCAGGTCTTTTTCGTGCTTCTGGGAAGCGTGAAGAAGCCACCTTAATCCAGGGGTTCAAGGCCAATTTATCTCTATAGTCCAATTTTGGCTGAAGGCTTTGGATATATTCCTGTTTTTTCTCGATTTAAGGAATAAAACatctttggctttttgcTGCTTTCATTCAATTGAAGATCAGTCCCAGCTgattatatttcttttgttatATTTAGTTATTTAacatttctatttacatTTAATTTTGATATCCTAATCATGGGTTCATCTACCGAAGGACATAGGAAGACCCAGGACGTTGCTGGTATAAATCAGGCAACTAACGACTACTCTGTGAATTGTTCCGGGAGTGATCGTACTCCGCATTCGTCCCTATCAACAGAAGAAGTTACTCTTGTCCCTGGTAATGAAGGAGTAATGTTAAATCATGATGTTACTGGATCGGAGCCGATCAATTTCCCTTCAGCAGATTTCAGATTAAACAGTGCTGCTTCTACAACACCAGTAGCATCTCCTTCAGTTTCATTTCAAGGCTCTTCTGGAAACAGGACATCGCTTCCTATGGCTGTAACGCCTGTTGAAGATTCAGAGCATTTTACACAGGATCAAAATGCTGCTCCTTCTAGGCGACATCATCATAATAAACATCATCATAACAAACATCATcataatgaaaagaaaaggaaacaatgGAACAAGCGGGCCAAGCTTCCTCGTCCGCTTCCTGATACTGAAACATGTACGAATTGTGGTGATACAAAAAAGCAGCCTTCTGGTAAACGAAACCACAAGCGTCAAGGAAGGAGGCCTGCTTCTCGTCATACTTCCGGCTTGACTGATTCCGGTACGTACCATCCGTCCTACTCTCGTCACCACCACCGGTATGCTTCATCTGGTCAGCCCAGTGTACAAGCTTCTTCTGAACCCTTGGGACAATTTTCCAGTAGTGATCATAGCTCTTCGGAATCTTTGTATTCCATCTCCTCAATGAGTATTAAGAACGACTCTAATTCGGATTCATTATCTTCGTCATCCTCCTCTACCGATTTGTCCTCAAACGACCTCCCATTGCTTCCTgatgaaaattttttaagGCCTAATGCTGATATTCCTTCATCAGAAATATATCGAAGATCCAGTGCTACTAAGTCGTGCTCAGCCGCCATGGATGATTCTCAGAATATATCAACGGAGCTGAACACACAGTCTGATACAAACTTGGTAGATCAGCCTTCAAGGCCTTCCGTTAACTTTGCCCCGGCTACATATTtagcaaaggaaaatgagTCTACTTCAGTGAAATCTGTTGCTTCTCAGAACCGGGATGCGAATTCTCATGTCGACTCAGAGTTGCCGAGAGACGTTGAAGAAGACGTCTGCTTTCCGATGCAAGAAGAATCACTCGCTTATAATGGCATAGATTTTGATGAGCTTGATAATTTTGCATCTGAGGAATTACAGAAGAGAATGGCTGATATGGTGAATTGCCGATCTAGACAGTACAGCGTCAGCAAACCTTTCGAGCCGCATTGGAAGGATTTGAGT contains:
- a CDS encoding CorA family magnesium ion transmembrane transporter, with amino-acid sequence MGSSTEGHRKTQDVAGINQATNDYSVNCSGSDRTPHSSLSTEEVTLVPGNEGVMLNHDVTGSEPINFPSADFRLNSAASTTPVASPSVSFQGSSGNRTSLPMAVTPVEDSEHFTQDQNAAPSRRHHHNKHHHNKHHHNEKKRKQWNKRAKLPRPLPDTETCTNCGDTKKQPSGKRNHKRQGRRPASRHTSGLTDSGTYHPSYSRHHHRYASSGQPSVQASSEPLGQFSSSDHSSSESLYSISSMSIKNDSNSDSLSSSSSSTDLSSNDLPLLPDENFLRPNADIPSSEIYRRSSATKSCSAAMDDSQNISTELNTQSDTNLVDQPSRPSVNFAPATYLAKENESTSVKSVASQNRDANSHVDSELPRDVEEDVCFPMQEESLAYNGIDFDELDNFASEELQKRMADMVNCRSRQYSVSKPFEPHWKDLSPQRDSTGTSSEVLYDEKLANKPLKSYISPNRESIGSKAQSPHRFSLFSSGENETIHAAAISDLLEDEVHSFRSLLCAEKGVWWLDCLNPTDSEMRMLSKAFSIHPLTTEDIRVQETREKVELFRSYYFVCFRSFEQDPEGEDYLEPLNMYIIVFREGLMTFHFSSTTHPASVRRRARQLRDYVDVSSDWLCYALIDDITDAFVPLIRAIETETEAIEDSVLVGRLDESCDMLRRIGECRKKTMGMFRLLYGKADVIKMLAKRCNEKWNMAPTGEIGLYLGDIQDHLITMTSNLSQFEKILSRTHSNYLAQLTSNSIDENSRMNGALTKITLLGTVLVPMNLITGLFGMNVPIPGQSSDTNSTLAWFFGIIGVLIALIVIGWFAALRYNAI